A region from the Geobacillus vulcani PSS1 genome encodes:
- a CDS encoding HD-GYP domain-containing protein produces MVRVKRSQLREGCVIAEDVLGKTKRPIIPKNTVITKPLLLILEKFLVEEVDVEPLLANGEPFPNADSASVAAAKQPMAFYLEAVQRYKTWFQSWQAGLPVDIGEIRGVIIPLFERMAGQKRELLMLHHYATKDEYLHHHAVSVGLLAGFLAMQLGYSEGECHQIALAGVLADCGMAKVSKRILTNPSALTEAEFNEVKQHPVFSYRMVQKIPALNHGAKLAVLQHHERNDGSGYPLGVKAERIHPYSQIVAVADVYHAMTSERLYRRKQSPFRAIETMQREQFGKLSTEAVAALVNDLIGLQTGAVVKLSNGEMAEVMFIPPDEPVRPIVKIIETGQLRSLSVQRDIYIEEMVQG; encoded by the coding sequence ATGGTCCGTGTGAAACGCTCCCAGCTCCGAGAAGGATGCGTAATCGCTGAAGATGTGCTCGGCAAGACGAAACGTCCAATTATACCGAAAAACACCGTGATCACGAAACCGTTGCTACTCATACTTGAAAAATTCCTCGTTGAAGAAGTGGATGTTGAACCATTGCTTGCCAACGGCGAGCCATTTCCCAACGCCGATTCCGCATCAGTGGCGGCTGCCAAACAGCCGATGGCCTTCTACTTAGAGGCGGTCCAACGATACAAAACATGGTTTCAATCGTGGCAAGCTGGTTTGCCGGTTGATATCGGTGAAATCAGAGGAGTCATCATTCCGCTTTTTGAACGAATGGCGGGCCAAAAACGAGAGTTGCTTATGTTACATCATTACGCAACAAAGGACGAATATTTGCACCATCATGCCGTCAGCGTCGGGTTGCTTGCGGGTTTTTTGGCCATGCAGCTTGGATACAGCGAAGGGGAATGCCACCAAATCGCCCTTGCCGGTGTGCTAGCAGACTGTGGCATGGCGAAAGTAAGCAAGAGAATTTTGACAAATCCGTCAGCACTCACTGAAGCCGAGTTCAATGAAGTAAAGCAGCACCCTGTCTTCAGCTACCGCATGGTGCAAAAAATCCCTGCGCTAAATCATGGGGCAAAACTTGCCGTGCTGCAGCACCATGAACGAAACGACGGCAGCGGCTACCCGCTCGGCGTAAAAGCAGAAAGAATTCACCCTTACAGCCAGATCGTCGCCGTCGCTGATGTCTACCACGCTATGACTTCAGAACGGTTATACCGTCGCAAACAGTCGCCGTTTCGGGCCATTGAAACGATGCAAAGGGAGCAGTTCGGCAAACTGAGTACAGAAGCTGTCGCCGCACTGGTGAACGATCTCATCGGCCTACAAACAGGAGCCGTCGTTAAACTCTCCAACGGCGAAATGGCTGAAGTGATGTTTATCCCTCCGGACGAGCCAGTCCGGCCGATCGTCAAGATCATCGAAACCGGACAGTTGCGTTCACTAAGCGTTCAGCGGGATATCTA
- the gyrA gene encoding DNA gyrase subunit A, translated as MAEHEQPRIREVNISQEMRSSFLDYAMSVIVSRALPDVRDGLKPVHRRILYAMHDLGMTADKPYKKSARIVGEVIGKYHPHGDAAVYDTMVRMAQDFNYRYMLVDGHGNFGSIDGDAAAAMRYTEARMSKIATELLRDINKDTIDYQDNYDGSEKEPVVLPSRFPNLLVNGSSGIAVGMATNIPPHQLGEVIDALLALSQNPEMTVADLMEYIPGPDFPTAGQIIGRSGIRKAYETGRGSITLRAKAEIEQQPNGKETIIVSELPYQVNKAKLIERIAELVREKKIDGITDLRDESDRSGMRIVIEVRRDANAKVVLNNLYKHTALQTSFGINMLALVNGEPKVLNLKECLEHYLNHQKTVIRRRTAFELKKAEARAHILEGLRIALDHLDEVIDLIRRSQTTEAAREGLMARFSLSERQAQAILDMRLQRLTGLEREKIEQEYQDLVRLIAELRGVLADEEKVLQIIRDELSEIKERFNDERRTEIVSGAVEQFDDEDLIPQEHVVITLTHKGYIKRLPLSTYRSQKRGGRGVQGMHTAEDDFVEHLLITSTHDTVLFFTNKGKVYQAKGYEIPEFGRTAKGLPIINLLELDKDEWINAMIPIESEFSDERYLVFATKQGIAKRSPLSAFAHIRNNGLIAIHLREGDELISVRLTDGKKHLIIGTKNGMLIRFPETDVRAMGRSATGVKAITLDVGDEVVGMEILEDHHDVLVVTKKGFGKRTPASEYRVQSRGGKGLKTCNVTDRNGPVVAVTTVVGNEDVMVITTGGVLIRIAVSDISRTGRIAQGVKLIRLSGEDGHECVSTVAKVPEEERDEEKEEDHSA; from the coding sequence ATGGCAGAACACGAACAACCGCGCATCCGCGAAGTGAACATCAGCCAGGAAATGCGTTCTTCGTTTCTTGACTATGCGATGAGCGTCATCGTTTCGCGCGCCCTGCCGGACGTGCGCGACGGGCTGAAGCCGGTGCATCGCCGCATTTTATATGCCATGCACGACCTCGGCATGACTGCCGATAAACCGTATAAAAAGTCGGCTCGCATCGTCGGCGAAGTGATCGGGAAATACCATCCGCATGGGGATGCCGCCGTGTATGACACGATGGTGCGCATGGCGCAAGATTTCAACTACCGCTACATGCTTGTTGACGGCCATGGGAACTTCGGATCGATCGATGGCGACGCGGCAGCAGCGATGCGCTACACGGAAGCGCGCATGTCAAAAATTGCCACGGAGCTTTTGCGCGATATCAACAAAGACACGATCGATTATCAAGACAACTATGACGGTTCGGAGAAAGAACCGGTCGTGTTGCCGTCCCGGTTTCCCAATTTGCTTGTCAACGGTTCATCCGGCATCGCTGTCGGAATGGCGACGAACATTCCGCCGCACCAGCTTGGCGAAGTGATCGACGCCTTGTTGGCATTAAGCCAAAATCCGGAGATGACGGTTGCCGATTTGATGGAATACATCCCAGGACCTGACTTTCCAACCGCTGGGCAAATCATCGGCCGCAGCGGCATCCGCAAGGCGTATGAAACGGGGCGCGGCTCGATTACATTGCGCGCCAAGGCTGAAATTGAGCAACAGCCAAACGGCAAGGAAACGATCATTGTGAGCGAGCTCCCTTACCAAGTAAACAAGGCGAAACTGATCGAGCGGATCGCCGAACTTGTGCGCGAGAAAAAAATTGACGGCATCACCGACTTGCGCGACGAGTCGGATCGGAGCGGCATGCGCATCGTTATCGAAGTGCGGCGCGATGCCAATGCGAAAGTTGTGTTGAACAATTTGTACAAACATACGGCATTGCAAACGAGCTTTGGCATCAACATGCTCGCTTTGGTAAACGGCGAGCCGAAAGTGCTGAACTTAAAAGAGTGTTTGGAGCATTATTTAAACCATCAAAAAACCGTCATCCGCCGGCGGACGGCGTTTGAACTGAAAAAAGCCGAGGCGCGTGCTCACATTCTGGAAGGATTGCGCATCGCCCTTGACCATTTGGATGAAGTGATCGACCTCATCCGCCGCTCACAGACAACGGAGGCGGCACGCGAAGGGCTGATGGCGCGATTCTCGCTCAGTGAACGGCAAGCGCAGGCGATTTTGGATATGCGCCTGCAACGGTTAACGGGTCTCGAGCGGGAAAAAATCGAACAAGAATACCAAGACCTTGTCCGTCTGATCGCCGAACTGAGAGGTGTATTGGCCGACGAAGAGAAAGTACTGCAAATCATTCGCGATGAACTGAGCGAAATTAAGGAGCGGTTCAACGATGAGCGGCGCACGGAAATCGTTTCAGGAGCCGTTGAGCAGTTCGATGACGAGGATTTAATTCCACAAGAGCATGTCGTCATCACGCTTACTCATAAAGGCTACATCAAGCGCTTGCCTTTATCGACGTACCGGAGCCAAAAACGCGGCGGACGGGGCGTGCAAGGCATGCATACAGCGGAAGACGATTTCGTCGAACATTTGCTCATTACGTCGACTCATGACACCGTGCTGTTTTTCACGAATAAAGGGAAAGTGTATCAGGCAAAAGGCTACGAGATCCCAGAATTCGGCCGCACAGCCAAAGGGCTGCCGATCATCAACTTGCTTGAGCTCGATAAAGATGAGTGGATCAACGCCATGATTCCGATTGAAAGCGAGTTTAGCGATGAACGCTACCTCGTGTTTGCGACAAAGCAAGGAATTGCTAAACGTTCCCCGCTTTCAGCGTTCGCCCATATTCGCAACAACGGGCTTATCGCCATCCATTTGCGCGAAGGGGATGAACTGATTTCTGTCCGGCTGACGGATGGCAAAAAGCATTTGATCATCGGTACGAAAAACGGCATGCTCATCCGTTTTCCGGAAACCGACGTGCGGGCGATGGGCCGCAGCGCGACTGGAGTCAAAGCGATCACGCTTGATGTCGGGGATGAAGTCGTCGGCATGGAAATTTTAGAAGACCATCATGATGTGCTTGTCGTCACGAAAAAAGGGTTCGGCAAGCGCACCCCGGCCTCGGAATACCGCGTGCAAAGCCGCGGGGGCAAAGGATTGAAAACGTGCAACGTCACAGATAGAAACGGTCCTGTTGTTGCGGTGACAACGGTCGTCGGCAATGAAGACGTCATGGTGATCACGACCGGCGGTGTGCTCATTCGCATCGCCGTCAGTGATATTTCTCGGACAGGAAGAATCGCCCAAGGCGTTAAACTCATTCGCCTATCTGGCGAAGATGGGCATGAGTGCGTCTCTACGGTGGCGAAAGTGCCTGAGGAAGAAAGGGACGAGGAAAAAGAAGAAGATCATTCAGCCTAA